The sequence TATTATTTCATTAGGAGAAGGTTTTACGCCTCTTATCACTGAAAATAAAGGAGACAAAACATTATATTTTAAACTTGAATATATGAACCCTTCTGGTTCTTTTAAAGATAGGGGCAGTAGCATTCTAATATCACTATTGAAATCAAAAAATATTAATAAATTCATAGAGGACTCATCAGGTAATGCTGGGATATCCTATGCAATGTATGCTGCAAAGGCATTGGTTAAGGCAAATATATTTGTGCCAGATTATATAAAAAATAATAGATTAAAATTACTTAATCTGTTGGGTGCAAACATTAATAAAATACAAGGGGGCAGAAAAAAAGTTGCAGAAGAAGCGATAAAACAATCTAAAAGCTGTTTTTATGCTTCACACGCTTATAACTGGATATTTATAGAGGGAGTTAAAAGCATTGCCTACGAAATATATGAACAGTTAAGCGGAAATATCCCAAAACATATATTTGTCCCCACTGGTAATGGTACCCTTTTTCTTGGTTTATATTATGGATTTCTAGATCTATTACAACTTGGACTAATTAAAGACGTGCCAAAACTCTATGCAGTCCAGCCTCAAAATTGTTCACCCTTGACATATTTTTCAAAAAAAGGCATTTTAAAGGGTTTTTCGTCGGATTATTCAATTGCTGAAGGAACACTAATAGAAGATCCGCCTAGATTAGAAGAAATAATTAGGGCAGTAAAAGAGTCAAAGGGTGAAATCATCAGCGTTCCTGAAGAATCTATTGATATTGCACATAAAAAATTGTTTGAATATGGATATATTATTGAGCCAACTGC comes from Deferribacterota bacterium and encodes:
- a CDS encoding pyridoxal-phosphate dependent enzyme, giving the protein MKDLKLICNICGREYPLSLEILRCECGKPLKLQYKLNKNTHKLVVDNKKYSMWRYSHYLPTQLLSNIISLGEGFTPLITENKGDKTLYFKLEYMNPSGSFKDRGSSILISLLKSKNINKFIEDSSGNAGISYAMYAAKALVKANIFVPDYIKNNRLKLLNLLGANINKIQGGRKKVAEEAIKQSKSCFYASHAYNWIFIEGVKSIAYEIYEQLSGNIPKHIFVPTGNGTLFLGLYYGFLDLLQLGLIKDVPKLYAVQPQNCSPLTYFSKKGILKGFSSDYSIAEGTLIEDPPRLEEIIRAVKESKGEIISVPEESIDIAHKKLFEYGYIIEPTAALGYGAFLQKKSADSLIVLTGSGLKLD